A window from Telopea speciosissima isolate NSW1024214 ecotype Mountain lineage chromosome 8, Tspe_v1, whole genome shotgun sequence encodes these proteins:
- the LOC122670783 gene encoding ACT domain-containing protein ACR6-like, producing the protein MDDEFAKLIRRVNPPRVVIDNDACEHATVIQVDSANKHGILLEVVQVLTDINLTITKAYISSDGGWFMDVFNVIDHDGNKIRDGEIIDYIQKTIETDACFLPSLRGSLGMMPSKEHTSIELTGTDRPGLLSEVCAVLSDLHCHVVNAEIWTHNARAAAVVNIIDEATGCAIEDLKRLLTIKELLCNVLKGNNDLKAAKMTLPAPGVMHTERRLHQMMFADRDYERVESPGLEGAVDMRSRPHVTILDCIEKDYTVVTVRSRDRPKLLFDTICTLTDMQYVVFHGTVDTEGKEAYQEYYIRHVDGLPVSSEAERQRVKQCLEAAIERRASEGMELELCTEDRVGLLSDITRIFRENSLSIQRAKISRKGGKARDTFYVTDVSGNPVDPKDIDSICQQIGQSILWVKQNSSLPPKPPEEATGFLFGNFFKARTFQNLGLIRS; encoded by the exons ATGGATGATGAGTTTGCTAAGCTTATAAGGAGAGTGAACCCACCAAG AGTTGTGATTGACAATGATGCCTGTGAGCATGCTACTGTTATTCAG GTTGACAGTGCAAACAAACATGGCATTCTCCTGGAAGTTGTTCAAGTATTAACAGATATAAATCTTACTATAACAAAAGCTTACATCTCTTCCGACGGTGGCTGGTTCATGGATG TGTTTAACGTGATCGACCATGATGGGAATAAAATCAGAGATGGAGAAATCATCGACTACATCCAAAAG ACTATTGAGACTGATGCTTGCTTCTTACCCTCATTAAGAGGTTCTTTAGGGATGATGCCCTCAAAAGAACATACCTCAATCGAACTAACTGGCACTGACAGGCCTGGTTTACTGTCCGAAGTATGTGCTGTACTTTCTGACCTTCATTGTCATGTGGTAAATGCTGAGATCTGGACACACAATGCTAGAGCAGCAGCTGTAGTTAACATCATAGATGAGGCCACAGGGTGTGCCATTGAAGATCTAAAAAGGCTCTTAACAATCAAGGAACTCCTATGCAATGTCCTAAAAGGCAATAATGATCTGAAAGCAGCAAAAATGACACTACCAGCACCTGGTGTAATGCACACCGAAAGAAGGTTACACCAGATGATGTTTGCCGACAGAGATTATGAAAGGGTTGAAAGCCCAGGGCTTGAGGGAGCTGTTGATATGAGATCAAGACCCCATGTTACCATATTGGATTGCATAGAGAAGGATTATACTGTGGTTACTGTGAGGTCCAGAGACCGGCCAAAGCTCTTGTTTGACACCATATGTACACTAACAGACATGCAATATGTAGTGTTTCATGGAACAGTTGATACCGAAGGGAAGGAGGCTTACCAG GAATATTATATCCGGCATGTTGATGGACTCCCTGTGAGCTCAGAAGCTGAACGACAACGTGTGAAACAATGTCTTGAAGCAGCCATTGAGAGGCGTGCCTCAGAG GGAATGGAGCTAGAGCTATGCACAGAGGACCGGGTTGGACTCCTCTCAGACATTACCAGGATATTCCGGGAAAATAGTTTGTCGATTCAAAGAgcaaaaatttcaagaaaaggTGGAAAAGCAAGAGATACTTTCTATGTCACTGATGTCTCTGGTAACCCTGTTGATCCTAAGGATATCGACTCAATTTGCCAACAGATTGGGCAAAGCATTCTGTGGGTGAAACAGAACTCAAGTTTGCCTCCAAAACCTCCTGAGGAGGCAACTGGTTTCCTCTTTGGGAACTTCTTTAAAGCTCGAACATTCCAAAATTTAGGCTTGATTAGATCGTAG